One Glutamicibacter mishrai genomic window carries:
- a CDS encoding NAD(P)/FAD-dependent oxidoreductase: MSTQQQITFDRHEAEVPSALIAESLKNAKHTSYWLDNEDRPQPHASLHGSITAELLIVGGGYTGLWTALQAKERDPQRHVVLIEGQRIGWAASGRNGGFCEASLVHGEANGDNHLPKENALLAELGAQNLDEFEAAVLKYSMDVDFIREGALSVATEAHQVAWAAEEAEASGVDYLDDHQVKTVINSPDFLAGALDNKSTALVHPAKLAWELARVCRELGVEFYEHTQAVEISDAAGKVKILTADGQILADRVALATNVFPSLLKRHRARIVPVYDYALMTEPLTEEQRAAIGWDRMVGLADMNNRFHYSRPTIDADGNFRILYGGYDAVYHFGRKVRSSYDSNQATFDKLAAHFFGSFPQLADVKFSHAWGGAIDTCSRFFSFFDLTHGGKVAYCAGFTGLGVGASRFGAKVMLDLLSGEKTELTELELVRTKPIPFPPEPAAWLGVKIMTDHLVKADHNEGQRSAFLKLMDKIGMGFDS; encoded by the coding sequence ATGAGCACCCAGCAGCAAATCACCTTTGACCGCCACGAAGCAGAAGTCCCTTCGGCTCTGATCGCGGAATCATTGAAGAACGCAAAGCACACCAGCTACTGGCTGGACAATGAAGATCGCCCGCAACCCCATGCCTCGCTGCACGGTTCGATCACCGCAGAACTACTGATCGTCGGCGGCGGATATACCGGTTTGTGGACAGCCTTGCAGGCCAAGGAACGCGACCCGCAACGACACGTTGTCCTCATCGAAGGCCAGCGCATCGGCTGGGCCGCGTCCGGTCGCAATGGCGGATTCTGCGAAGCATCCCTCGTCCACGGCGAGGCCAACGGGGATAACCACCTCCCCAAGGAAAATGCCTTGCTCGCCGAACTCGGCGCGCAGAACCTCGATGAATTCGAAGCCGCCGTCCTTAAGTACTCGATGGACGTCGACTTCATCCGCGAAGGCGCCCTGAGCGTCGCGACCGAAGCCCACCAAGTGGCCTGGGCTGCCGAAGAGGCCGAAGCCTCCGGGGTGGATTACCTCGATGATCATCAAGTCAAGACGGTCATCAACTCACCGGATTTCCTCGCCGGGGCCTTGGACAACAAGTCCACCGCATTGGTGCATCCCGCCAAATTGGCGTGGGAGCTTGCGCGGGTTTGCCGGGAGCTGGGCGTGGAATTCTACGAGCACACCCAGGCAGTGGAAATCTCCGATGCTGCCGGCAAGGTCAAGATCCTCACCGCCGACGGGCAGATCCTCGCGGACCGGGTCGCCTTGGCAACCAACGTGTTCCCATCCCTGCTCAAGCGCCACCGAGCGCGCATCGTCCCGGTCTACGACTACGCTCTGATGACCGAGCCCTTGACCGAGGAGCAACGCGCAGCCATCGGCTGGGACCGGATGGTCGGGCTGGCCGATATGAATAATCGCTTCCATTATTCGCGACCCACCATCGACGCCGACGGGAATTTCCGGATCCTCTACGGCGGGTACGATGCCGTGTACCATTTCGGCCGAAAAGTCCGTTCAAGCTACGACAGCAACCAAGCCACCTTCGACAAGCTGGCCGCGCACTTCTTCGGCAGCTTCCCGCAGCTAGCTGACGTGAAGTTTTCGCATGCCTGGGGCGGGGCCATCGATACCTGTTCCCGGTTCTTCTCCTTCTTCGACCTCACCCATGGCGGCAAGGTCGCCTACTGCGCCGGGTTCACCGGGCTGGGTGTCGGGGCCAGCAGATTCGGCGCGAAGGTCATGCTGGACCTGCTCTCTGGAGAGAAGACCGAGCTGACGGAACTGGAATTGGTACGCACCAAGCCCATCCCCTTCCCACCCGAGCCCGCAGCATGGCTGGGCGTCAAGATCATGACAGATCATCTGGTCAAGGCCGATCATAACGAAGGCCAACGCTCAGCCTTCTTGAAACTCATGGACAAGATCGGGATGGGGTTCGATTCCTGA
- a CDS encoding TetR/AcrR family transcriptional regulator, with amino-acid sequence MPKIVDHDQRRREIVEVTWRFIAREGIEKLNLRDLAAAAGYANGALKPYFPTRDALLAATFNFVADATNQRIYKKANGLQGLEAIEAFAREVLPLDELRRNEARIAVHFWHLALGDSKLADVNASTMDQWRTMLDGWLQQILDGSDARTQMARDSMINFLMGAQASSVLDAEVNTALRLEQQLKYQLDLLAALKR; translated from the coding sequence ATGCCGAAAATCGTTGATCATGACCAGCGCCGCCGAGAGATCGTAGAGGTCACCTGGCGATTCATTGCCAGGGAGGGCATTGAAAAGCTGAATCTGCGTGACTTGGCAGCCGCCGCGGGCTACGCCAATGGGGCATTGAAGCCCTATTTCCCGACGCGTGATGCGCTCTTGGCCGCGACATTCAATTTTGTTGCCGATGCGACGAACCAGCGAATCTACAAGAAGGCCAATGGCCTCCAAGGCCTGGAAGCGATCGAAGCCTTCGCCCGTGAGGTCCTCCCGCTTGATGAGCTCCGGCGCAACGAAGCTCGCATCGCCGTTCACTTCTGGCACCTCGCACTGGGCGATTCCAAGCTCGCGGACGTCAACGCGTCGACGATGGATCAATGGCGCACCATGCTCGATGGATGGTTGCAGCAGATCCTTGACGGCAGCGATGCCCGCACTCAAATGGCGCGGGACTCCATGATCAACTTCCTCATGGGCGCCCAAGCCAGCAGCGTCCTGGATGCAGAGGTCAACACGGCACTGAGGCTAGAACAGCAGTTGAAATACCAGCTGGATTTGCTCGCAGCCCTGAAGCGGTAG
- a CDS encoding aldehyde dehydrogenase family protein, producing MAFANAQEMLDAIQPATGGTEIHDPATGELVGRVAEQTAGDLDAAVASAKAAQPGWDKLGHEERKRLLNAAADNIEANAEALAELLSREQGKPLNGPNARFEVGGAAAWLRAATAYEVEPEVIVDDGETYAAKHYRALGVVGAIGPWNWPMMISIWQLAPSLRMGNSVVMKPSEYTPLSVLALVHILNEVLPADVLHVVAGGREVGEKLSSHPDIAKIMFTGSTRTGKAIIRSSADTVKRLTMELGGNDAGIVLEDADPKAIAQDLFWGAFINTGQTCAALKRLYVPEAIYDEVCTELTAVAKAMPMGNGLDENNVLGPLQNKAQYDIVAELVADAVDSGATVLLGANPDEQAKGYFYPTTLIADIAADNRLVTEEQFGPALPIIKVKNSAEAIEHANSLEVGLGASVWSSDRAKALEVAAQIESGTVWINSHGTIDPRIPFGGAKQSGYGLEFGIDGLKSLAQPQIIKG from the coding sequence ATGGCATTCGCCAACGCCCAAGAAATGCTAGACGCCATCCAACCCGCAACCGGCGGAACCGAAATCCACGACCCAGCCACCGGAGAACTTGTGGGCCGCGTCGCCGAGCAAACCGCCGGGGACCTCGATGCGGCCGTGGCTTCGGCCAAGGCAGCACAACCAGGCTGGGACAAACTCGGCCACGAAGAACGCAAGCGCCTGCTCAACGCCGCAGCCGACAATATCGAAGCCAACGCCGAGGCCCTGGCCGAACTGCTCTCGCGTGAACAGGGCAAACCGCTGAACGGGCCCAACGCCCGATTCGAAGTGGGAGGTGCAGCCGCCTGGCTGCGGGCTGCCACCGCCTACGAAGTGGAACCCGAAGTCATCGTGGACGACGGCGAAACCTATGCGGCCAAGCACTATCGTGCCCTGGGCGTTGTCGGCGCGATCGGGCCGTGGAACTGGCCAATGATGATTTCCATCTGGCAGCTGGCCCCATCCCTGCGCATGGGCAACAGCGTTGTGATGAAGCCCAGCGAATACACTCCGCTTTCGGTCCTGGCCTTGGTGCACATCCTCAATGAGGTGCTGCCCGCCGATGTCCTGCATGTTGTCGCCGGAGGACGCGAGGTCGGCGAGAAGCTTTCCAGCCATCCGGACATCGCCAAGATCATGTTCACCGGTTCCACCCGGACAGGCAAGGCGATCATCCGATCTTCAGCCGATACGGTCAAACGGCTGACCATGGAACTGGGTGGCAACGACGCAGGCATTGTGCTGGAGGACGCCGACCCGAAAGCAATTGCCCAGGACCTGTTCTGGGGCGCGTTCATCAACACCGGCCAGACCTGCGCTGCGTTGAAGCGTCTCTACGTCCCCGAGGCGATCTACGACGAGGTGTGCACCGAACTCACCGCGGTAGCCAAGGCCATGCCGATGGGCAACGGCCTGGACGAAAACAATGTCTTGGGCCCGCTGCAGAACAAGGCCCAGTACGACATCGTTGCCGAACTGGTCGCAGACGCTGTTGACTCCGGCGCTACGGTACTACTCGGTGCGAATCCTGATGAGCAGGCGAAGGGATACTTCTATCCCACCACGCTCATCGCTGACATCGCTGCGGATAATCGTTTGGTGACCGAGGAGCAATTCGGGCCGGCGTTGCCGATCATCAAGGTCAAGAACAGCGCGGAAGCCATCGAACACGCCAACTCCCTGGAGGTAGGCCTCGGTGCTTCGGTCTGGAGCAGCGACCGGGCCAAGGCCTTGGAAGTCGCCGCGCAGATCGAGTCCGGGACCGTGTGGATCAACTCCCACGGCACCATCGATCCGCGCATTCCATTCGGCGGTGCCAAGCAATCGGGCTACGGCCTGGAATTCGGCATTGACGGGCTGAAGTCCTTGGCCCAGCCGCAGATCATCAAGGGCTAA
- the arr gene encoding NAD(+)--rifampin ADP-ribosyltransferase, which produces MSKDLEAGPFYHGTKAALGPGDLLSAGFSSNYRPEVIMNHIYFTALPDGAGLAAEIAALDGTPHVYEVEPTGDFEDDPNVTDKKFPGNPTRSYRSASPLRVVREVHDWKRLSAQELQGWRDRIAAITASPKGELIN; this is translated from the coding sequence ATGAGCAAGGATTTGGAAGCAGGACCCTTCTATCACGGCACCAAAGCGGCGTTGGGCCCCGGCGATTTGTTATCCGCAGGATTTTCCTCGAACTATCGCCCCGAAGTCATCATGAACCATATCTATTTCACGGCCTTGCCAGACGGTGCGGGATTAGCCGCTGAAATTGCGGCGCTGGATGGCACGCCTCATGTTTATGAAGTGGAGCCGACGGGCGATTTCGAAGATGATCCCAATGTCACTGACAAGAAGTTCCCGGGCAATCCCACCCGGTCGTACCGCAGCGCCAGTCCGCTCAGGGTTGTCCGTGAAGTACATGATTGGAAGCGGCTTTCGGCCCAGGAGCTGCAAGGCTGGAGAGACCGCATCGCGGCCATCACCGCTAGCCCGAAAGGCGAACTCATCAATTAG
- a CDS encoding cupin domain-containing protein, whose protein sequence is MTGFSSQPTSDELLELPITHHPINTAQRIEGQVPATTGFQQLSNLGEAEIGIWEMSPGAMQDIEADEYFAVLRGRGQLQILAEDGTVAQDFTLAAGTSLRLTAGMRTRWTVAETLRKIYFTL, encoded by the coding sequence ATGACCGGCTTCTCCTCCCAGCCCACCAGCGACGAGCTGCTGGAACTTCCGATCACCCATCATCCGATAAACACCGCGCAACGCATCGAAGGCCAGGTTCCGGCAACCACCGGCTTCCAACAGCTCAGCAACCTCGGCGAAGCTGAAATCGGCATTTGGGAAATGTCGCCCGGTGCCATGCAGGACATCGAAGCCGACGAATACTTTGCCGTGCTCCGGGGCCGCGGGCAGCTGCAGATCCTGGCCGAGGACGGCACCGTGGCCCAGGACTTCACGCTGGCTGCTGGCACGTCCCTGCGGCTGACCGCGGGAATGCGCACCCGCTGGACGGTGGCCGAAACCTTGCGCAAGATCTACTTCACCCTCTGA
- a CDS encoding primary-amine oxidase, protein MTSTATTDFTLLTEAEIALAKELLVENELFGENTRMAYLGLEDPQLSRPGRFVRVMLLDKLTNSPRDIVLDLSNRSVVSALDITPSKVGQMPVLLEEFEMVESILAADPQWKVALAKRGLAPEQVRVAPLSAGVYEDEYPEESGRRILRGLAFRQDFAEDSAWAHPVDGLVVYIDTIAQKVDRLLDLQVVPVPENHGNYTDPELTGPVRTTQKPIEITQPEGASFTVDAGNHVQWEKWSLDIGFDMREGLVLYNIAFNDKGVDRRILDRASIAEMVVPYGDPSPVRSWQNYFDTGEYLIGRLANSLELGCDCLGEIHYISPVVTDADGNAQTITNGICMHEEDASILSKHADDWSGVKYTRRNRRLVISFFTTVGNYDYGFYWYLYLDGTIEFEAKATGIVFTSAMLDDRFASEMAPGLGAPFHQHIFGARLDFALDSGPSRVIEEEAVRLPISKDNPRGNAFTRSHTVLATEQQAVRDNNLSAGRTWVVTNPESKNYLGKPVGYKLMSQGLPTLLAAEGSSIHRRAEFASKALWVTQRDASHRYPTGDFVNQNPGADGIGSWIEDDKNIDGEQISLWHTFALTHFPRTEDWPMMPVDTVGFTLRPEGFFDRSPVLDVPAPARHGCCSTKASDGCCGNNA, encoded by the coding sequence ATGACCAGCACGGCGACCACTGATTTCACCCTGCTCACCGAAGCTGAAATCGCTTTGGCCAAAGAGCTCCTGGTGGAGAATGAACTCTTCGGCGAGAACACCCGCATGGCCTACCTGGGCCTCGAAGACCCGCAACTTTCACGTCCAGGACGCTTTGTTCGCGTCATGCTCTTGGACAAGCTCACCAACTCTCCGCGAGATATCGTGTTGGACCTCAGCAATCGAAGCGTGGTGTCGGCACTGGACATCACCCCATCCAAAGTCGGCCAAATGCCGGTGCTGCTAGAGGAATTCGAGATGGTTGAGTCCATCCTGGCCGCCGATCCCCAGTGGAAAGTAGCCCTGGCCAAGCGCGGCCTCGCCCCGGAGCAGGTCCGTGTGGCCCCGCTGTCCGCTGGCGTCTACGAGGATGAATACCCGGAAGAGTCGGGACGGCGCATATTGCGCGGCTTGGCCTTCCGGCAGGACTTCGCCGAGGACTCCGCCTGGGCCCACCCGGTGGATGGGCTCGTGGTCTATATCGATACCATCGCCCAGAAAGTCGATCGCCTCCTTGATCTGCAGGTCGTTCCAGTTCCCGAAAACCACGGCAACTACACGGACCCGGAGCTCACCGGGCCGGTGCGCACCACGCAGAAGCCGATTGAAATCACCCAGCCTGAAGGAGCCAGCTTCACCGTCGATGCAGGCAACCATGTCCAGTGGGAGAAGTGGTCGCTGGATATCGGCTTTGATATGCGCGAAGGCCTGGTGCTCTACAACATCGCGTTTAATGACAAGGGCGTTGACCGCCGCATCCTGGACCGGGCATCCATCGCCGAAATGGTGGTCCCCTACGGCGACCCGTCACCGGTGCGCAGCTGGCAGAACTACTTCGACACCGGCGAATACCTGATCGGCCGACTCGCGAACTCGCTTGAACTCGGTTGCGACTGCCTGGGCGAAATCCACTACATCTCCCCCGTCGTCACCGACGCGGACGGCAATGCGCAAACCATCACCAACGGCATCTGCATGCACGAGGAAGACGCGTCCATCCTCTCCAAGCACGCCGATGACTGGTCCGGGGTCAAGTACACCCGGCGCAACCGCCGCCTGGTGATCAGCTTCTTCACCACCGTGGGCAACTACGATTACGGCTTCTACTGGTACCTTTACCTCGATGGCACCATCGAATTCGAAGCGAAGGCCACCGGCATCGTCTTCACCTCGGCCATGCTCGACGATCGCTTCGCTTCCGAAATGGCGCCGGGCTTGGGCGCTCCATTCCATCAGCACATCTTCGGGGCGCGGCTGGACTTCGCTCTGGATTCCGGGCCTAGCCGAGTCATCGAGGAAGAGGCCGTGCGCCTGCCGATCAGCAAGGACAACCCGCGCGGCAACGCCTTCACCCGCAGCCACACAGTCCTGGCCACCGAGCAGCAAGCGGTGCGTGATAACAACCTTTCCGCCGGTCGCACTTGGGTGGTCACCAACCCCGAATCCAAGAACTACCTCGGCAAGCCGGTGGGCTACAAGCTCATGTCCCAGGGACTTCCGACCTTGTTGGCCGCGGAAGGCTCCTCGATCCACCGCCGCGCCGAGTTCGCTTCCAAGGCACTCTGGGTCACGCAGCGCGATGCATCGCACCGCTACCCCACCGGCGACTTCGTGAACCAGAATCCTGGCGCCGATGGCATCGGTTCATGGATCGAAGACGACAAGAATATCGACGGCGAGCAGATCAGCCTCTGGCACACCTTTGCGCTGACCCACTTCCCGCGCACCGAAGACTGGCCGATGATGCCGGTGGATACCGTGGGCTTCACCCTTCGCCCCGAAGGATTCTTCGACCGTTCCCCGGTACTCGATGTCCCGGCACCGGCCCGGCATGGCTGCTGCTCAACCAAGGCATCTGATGGTTGCTGCGGCAATAACGCCTAG
- a CDS encoding helix-turn-helix domain-containing protein: MYQIQHVDSFTAWSRLISDAFVQLRSEQVTGGHFAASLGVNMLGDIGLMRIHARPHAVQRTMDLTNSGDGEFYKVSYQLDGYGLLIQDGRETVLSPGDLAIYDTQRPYTLAFDKPATVVVALIPHQQFKLSTQQVGQVTALALKGNHPLSGTVAPLMEHLGANLAQWDEYGGYPLARNTVDLLATALGGVLGTESAGDTKARQREKITSYIDAHLGDADLGPAQIAAAHFISVRSLHALFEHQPHSVAALIRHRRLTEASRLLRDPLLSSLSVQAIGARVGISDAAGFSRMFSKEFGCTPGKYRAEQ, translated from the coding sequence ATGTATCAAATCCAGCACGTCGACTCATTTACCGCTTGGTCAAGACTCATCTCTGACGCCTTCGTTCAGCTGCGCAGCGAACAAGTCACCGGCGGCCACTTCGCCGCGTCCCTCGGGGTCAACATGCTGGGCGACATCGGGCTGATGCGCATCCACGCACGACCCCATGCCGTGCAACGAACCATGGACCTGACCAACAGCGGAGACGGTGAGTTCTACAAGGTCTCCTACCAGCTCGACGGCTATGGATTGCTGATACAGGACGGACGCGAAACTGTGCTATCGCCTGGGGACCTGGCTATCTACGACACCCAGCGCCCCTACACATTGGCCTTCGACAAGCCGGCAACCGTCGTCGTTGCGCTCATTCCGCATCAACAATTCAAGCTTTCAACCCAGCAAGTCGGTCAAGTCACTGCCTTGGCTCTCAAGGGCAATCATCCGCTCTCCGGCACCGTGGCTCCGCTCATGGAACACCTTGGCGCCAATCTCGCGCAATGGGACGAATACGGGGGATACCCCTTGGCGCGCAACACCGTGGACCTGCTGGCCACCGCGCTCGGCGGAGTCCTGGGAACAGAAAGCGCCGGCGACACAAAAGCCCGGCAACGCGAAAAGATCACCAGCTATATCGACGCCCACCTCGGCGATGCCGACTTGGGGCCAGCGCAAATAGCCGCGGCGCATTTCATTTCTGTGCGCAGCCTCCACGCCCTGTTCGAGCACCAGCCCCATAGTGTCGCGGCATTGATCCGGCATCGCCGCCTGACCGAGGCCTCGCGATTGCTGCGCGACCCGTTGCTCTCGTCACTCTCGGTCCAGGCCATTGGTGCGCGAGTCGGCATCTCCGACGCGGCGGGCTTCAGCCGCATGTTTTCCAAGGAATTCGGCTGTACTCCAGGCAAGTACCGCGCCGAGCAGTGA
- a CDS encoding APC family permease, with translation MALEQRTLTVPALVVMIIAASAPLTAVAGGVTTNYAVTGMSSVPLSFLLIGAVLLIFSIGYTAMSRHIPNAGAFYAYVAEGLGRIVGVGAAMVALVSYNLMQIGIYGMFGFAASSFINATFDTAIPWWVTALVAWAAVGFLGMNRVDFSVKVLGIIVAAEFLVVIVYNIMAFALAPQTPQPEAAFNLSDALAPGMGAVVAFTIAAFMGFESGTIYNEEVKDPQRTARRATMIAIIIIACFYAFSAFAVAVGEGADNVIAASAENGPDLLFVFFAAHAPTWFVDLSNILFITSLFAALLAFHNVIARYFYSMGRGGALPKFLAVTSRRTHAPIAGSTAQSLLGLVVIVAFAVASRGQEPMYIVFTMFTWMTNSAAFGLVLLMALTSFAVIGYFARHSTNDSLITRVIAPLVSGIALFYVFAQIIINFDILLGVEDPGVLGFVLQGIVIVPGLLGSLAAVVVRLSRRGTQPASELSVS, from the coding sequence ATGGCACTGGAACAACGCACGCTCACCGTGCCAGCTTTGGTGGTAATGATCATTGCCGCCAGCGCACCCTTGACCGCTGTTGCCGGCGGCGTCACCACCAACTATGCGGTGACCGGCATGAGCTCGGTACCGCTATCCTTCCTGCTCATCGGCGCGGTGCTCCTCATCTTCAGCATCGGCTACACCGCCATGAGCCGGCACATTCCCAACGCCGGAGCCTTCTACGCATATGTGGCCGAAGGGCTCGGTCGCATTGTGGGAGTCGGCGCGGCGATGGTGGCTTTGGTGAGCTATAACCTCATGCAAATCGGCATCTATGGGATGTTCGGATTCGCTGCTTCATCCTTTATCAACGCCACCTTCGATACGGCAATCCCCTGGTGGGTCACGGCCCTGGTCGCGTGGGCGGCCGTCGGATTCCTCGGCATGAACCGCGTGGATTTCTCCGTGAAGGTTCTCGGGATTATCGTTGCCGCCGAATTCCTGGTGGTCATCGTCTATAACATCATGGCCTTTGCCCTGGCCCCTCAGACCCCGCAACCCGAAGCCGCTTTCAACCTCTCCGATGCCCTGGCTCCGGGCATGGGCGCTGTCGTGGCATTCACCATCGCGGCGTTCATGGGCTTCGAATCCGGGACCATCTACAACGAAGAGGTCAAGGACCCGCAGCGTACCGCCCGACGCGCCACCATGATCGCGATCATCATCATCGCCTGCTTCTACGCCTTCTCCGCGTTCGCCGTCGCCGTCGGGGAAGGAGCGGACAACGTCATCGCAGCATCAGCCGAGAACGGCCCTGATCTGCTCTTCGTATTCTTCGCGGCCCACGCTCCCACCTGGTTCGTGGACCTGTCGAACATCCTGTTCATCACCAGCCTCTTCGCGGCATTGCTGGCATTCCACAACGTCATCGCCCGGTACTTCTACTCCATGGGACGCGGCGGCGCGCTGCCGAAATTCCTGGCCGTCACTTCCCGGAGAACTCACGCGCCCATCGCCGGATCAACGGCCCAGTCCCTGCTCGGACTGGTCGTGATTGTGGCCTTTGCCGTGGCATCGCGCGGGCAAGAGCCCATGTACATCGTGTTCACCATGTTCACGTGGATGACCAACTCCGCTGCTTTCGGACTGGTCCTGCTCATGGCCCTGACATCCTTCGCCGTCATTGGATATTTCGCTCGGCATTCAACGAATGACTCGCTGATCACCAGAGTGATCGCGCCATTAGTCTCGGGCATTGCATTGTTCTACGTATTCGCCCAGATCATCATCAACTTCGATATCTTGCTCGGCGTAGAGGACCCAGGCGTTCTGGGCTTCGTCCTTCAGGGCATCGTGATCGTCCCCGGATTGCTCGGATCTTTGGCCGCGGTCGTGGTCCGTCTCAGCCGGCGAGGAACCCAACCAGCATCAGAATTGTCCGTTTCATAA
- a CDS encoding gamma-aminobutyraldehyde dehydrogenase: MDFYNPSLGHQFINGQQVLGQGPKIPRVSPATGEPLLDVDTASTEQVDQAMKAAAAAFTSWSALTPGERSDHLLAFARELQLHADELAEVETAQTGKSIRMSTEFDIPGTIDNVNFFAGAARNLQGLAAGDYAGNTTSMIRREAIGVIGSISPWNYPLQMAAWKVLPAIAAGNTIVLKPSELTPGTSMLFAKAASDAGLPDGVINVVSGDGPVVGTTLVRHPLVKMTSFTGSTPVGLKIMSMAAERGNRVHLELGGKAPFVVFNDADIEAAAHGAVAGSTINSGQDCTAATRAYVHFSVFEKFTNRVAQLMDAMVVGDPADPQTDMGSLISKAHLEKVSAMVDRARQDGARVLAGGRREQRAGFYYRPTLIVGAAQDSEIVQNEVFGPVLVALPFETDDQAIELANDTPYGLAASAWTKNVDRAMRASAQIQAGCVWINEHILIVSDMPHGGYKASGMGKDMSQYSFDEYTNVKHVMISHDPQPHRQWQDTVFKQRP; encoded by the coding sequence ATGGACTTCTACAACCCATCGCTCGGGCACCAATTCATCAATGGCCAGCAGGTGCTGGGCCAGGGGCCGAAAATACCAAGGGTCTCCCCTGCCACCGGTGAACCGCTGCTCGATGTCGATACTGCCAGCACGGAACAGGTGGATCAAGCGATGAAGGCCGCAGCCGCCGCCTTCACAAGCTGGTCCGCGTTGACCCCTGGCGAGCGTTCGGACCATCTGTTGGCTTTCGCCCGAGAACTGCAGTTGCACGCCGATGAGCTTGCCGAAGTGGAAACCGCGCAAACCGGCAAGAGCATCCGCATGTCCACGGAATTTGATATTCCCGGAACGATCGACAATGTGAACTTCTTCGCTGGCGCCGCCCGGAACCTGCAGGGACTGGCCGCCGGTGATTATGCAGGGAACACCACCTCCATGATCCGCCGCGAAGCCATCGGCGTGATCGGCTCCATCAGCCCCTGGAATTATCCGCTGCAAATGGCCGCGTGGAAGGTTCTTCCTGCTATCGCCGCGGGCAATACCATCGTGCTCAAGCCCAGCGAGCTCACCCCTGGCACTTCGATGCTCTTTGCCAAGGCGGCCTCTGATGCGGGCCTGCCCGATGGGGTCATCAATGTGGTTTCAGGCGATGGGCCGGTGGTCGGAACCACCTTGGTGCGCCATCCGCTGGTGAAGATGACTTCGTTCACCGGGTCGACCCCGGTAGGCCTAAAGATCATGTCGATGGCCGCCGAGCGTGGCAATCGTGTTCATCTGGAGCTGGGCGGCAAGGCGCCATTTGTCGTCTTCAACGATGCGGACATCGAGGCCGCGGCCCATGGCGCGGTGGCCGGGTCCACGATCAATTCGGGCCAGGACTGCACAGCCGCGACGCGTGCCTACGTGCATTTTTCTGTTTTCGAGAAGTTCACCAACCGTGTGGCGCAGCTGATGGATGCCATGGTTGTCGGTGATCCAGCCGATCCGCAGACCGATATGGGTTCGCTGATCAGCAAGGCGCACCTGGAGAAGGTATCTGCGATGGTGGATCGGGCCCGTCAGGACGGGGCCCGAGTGCTCGCTGGCGGACGCCGCGAGCAGCGGGCCGGCTTCTACTATCGGCCGACGCTGATTGTGGGGGCAGCCCAGGATTCCGAGATCGTGCAGAACGAGGTTTTCGGTCCGGTCTTGGTGGCATTGCCGTTTGAAACGGATGATCAGGCCATTGAGCTGGCCAATGACACGCCTTATGGGCTGGCGGCGAGCGCCTGGACCAAGAACGTCGACCGGGCGATGAGGGCCAGCGCCCAGATCCAGGCCGGTTGCGTGTGGATCAATGAGCACATCCTCATCGTTTCCGATATGCCCCATGGCGGTTACAAGGCCTCAGGCATGGGCAAGGATATGAGCCAGTATTCCTTCGATGAATACACGAACGTGAAGCACGTGATGATCTCCCATGATCCGCAGCCTCATCGACAGTGGCAGGACACTGTTTTCAAACAGCGACCGTAA